In the Nicotiana tabacum cultivar K326 chromosome 16, ASM71507v2, whole genome shotgun sequence genome, one interval contains:
- the LOC107806230 gene encoding protein PLANT CADMIUM RESISTANCE 2, with protein sequence MNSSTSSSDQYHKFSSSYGDETPPPPQTGVPVSSKGQLYVESVDPPLAMYRKKKNLVPWSTGLCDCMSDPKNCCITFWCPCITFGQIAEIIDKGSNSCGVSGALYAIIICVTGCPCFYSCFYRSKMRQQYLLKENPCGDCLVHCFCEACALCQEYRELKNRGVDMSIGWHGNVERQNRGLIMPPTVEGGMSR encoded by the exons ATGAATTCTTCAACAAGTTCAAGTGATCAATACCACAAGTTTTCATCTTCTTATGGCGACGAAACCCCCCCGCCGCCGCAGACCGGTGTTCCGGTTAGCTCTAAAGGGCAGTTGTACGTGGAGTCAGTCGATCCGCCGCTGGCCATGTATCGGAAAAAGAAGAATCTTGTTCCATGGTCAACTGGTTTATGTGACTGTATGTCCGACCCCAAGAACt GTTGCATAACTTTCTGGTGTCCATGCATCACTTTTGGACAGATAGCTGAGATTATAGACAAGGGTTCTAATT CTTGTGGAGTAAGTGGAGCACTATACGCAATAATAATATGTGTGACTGGTTGCCCATGTTTTTACTCTTGTTTCTATCGTTCCAAGATGAGACAACaatacttgttgaaagaaaacCCTTGTGGCGATTGCTTGGTTCACTGTTTCTGTGAAGCTTGTGCCTTATGTCAAGAGTATCGAGAGCTCAAAAATCGTGGAGTTGATATGTCCATTG GTTGGCATGGAAATGTGGAGAGGCAAAATCGTGGACTGATTATGCCACCAACAGTTGAAGGAGGAATGAGTAGATAG